A single region of the Bacteroidota bacterium genome encodes:
- a CDS encoding AAA family ATPase, translating into MENKTLILLRGLPGSGKSSLAGILAEQGKYPVFSIDSYFTNSKGEYNFDYSQNHLAYKQCEQLTAEAAQQATEKIFVDNTFTLDWEMEPYFKIAKKYNYAIYVLTVEKYHTHKNVHGVSEEQLEKMAAKYKVKLL; encoded by the coding sequence TTGGAAAACAAAACGCTCATTTTATTAAGAGGTTTACCGGGCTCAGGCAAATCATCATTAGCCGGTATTTTAGCTGAACAAGGCAAATACCCTGTTTTTAGTATTGATAGTTATTTTACGAATAGCAAAGGAGAATATAATTTTGACTATAGCCAAAACCATTTGGCTTATAAGCAATGCGAACAATTAACAGCAGAAGCAGCCCAACAAGCAACGGAAAAAATTTTTGTAGATAATACCTTTACCCTTGACTGGGAAATGGAACCTTACTTTAAAATAGCAAAAAAATACAATTACGCCATTTACGTATTAACTGTTGAAAAGTACCACACCCATAAAAATGTGCATGGTGTTTCGGAAGAACAACTGGAAAAAATGGCGGCTAAATATAAGGTGAAGCTTCTATAG
- a CDS encoding heme-binding domain-containing protein — protein sequence MRNKLLFKFALILIGAFVILQFVRPARNLGETPVNGDSLSIQTPAEINTILQTSCYDCHSNHTNYPWYTNIQPIGLWMQHHVDEGKEELNFSVFNTYSAKRKKHKLKEIMEEVEEHEMPLSSYTMIHKETELSAEQISTLTKWAAAEMEKIIEPGH from the coding sequence TAAACTCCTTTTCAAATTCGCACTCATCCTTATAGGTGCTTTTGTTATTCTTCAGTTTGTAAGGCCTGCCAGAAATCTGGGTGAAACACCTGTAAATGGAGATAGCTTATCCATTCAAACACCCGCAGAAATAAATACCATACTACAAACCTCGTGTTACGATTGCCATAGTAACCATACCAATTACCCTTGGTATACTAATATACAACCTATTGGTTTATGGATGCAGCACCATGTTGATGAAGGAAAAGAGGAATTAAACTTTTCTGTATTCAATACCTATTCAGCCAAACGTAAAAAACATAAATTGAAAGAAATAATGGAAGAAGTGGAAGAGCATGAAATGCCTTTGAGTTCGTATACGATGATACATAAGGAAACGGAATTAAGTGCCGAACAAATAAGTACTTTAACCAAATGGGCTGCTGCCGAAATGGAAAAAATAATTGAACCGGGTCATTAA